The Cyanobacteria bacterium QS_8_64_29 genome includes a region encoding these proteins:
- a CDS encoding phosphoketolase, translated as MTIASVSQTHPLSEAKLHGIHAYWRAANYLSAGQIYLLDNPLLSEPLRLEHIKPRLLGHWGTTPGLNFIYAHLNCAIQARDLNVIYITGPGHGGPGLVANTYLEGTYSEIYPQISQDAEGMRQLFKQFSFPGGVPSHTAPETPGSIHEGGELGYAIAHAYGAVFDNPDLIAACVVGDGEAETGPLAASWHSNKFLNPARDGAVLPILHLNGYKIANPTILGRLSHQELEQLLVGYGYKPYFVEGSDPEAMHQAMAGTLDAVIEDIHAIQHQARTQGVTQRPAWPVIVLRTPKGWTGPSEVDGQQVEGFWRSHQVPLADMGQHPERLEQLEAWMRSYRPQELFDGNGTLRPELAALAPRGNRRMGANPHANGGLLLNPLKLPDFRDYAVEVPHPGSVTAEATRVTGSFLRDVMQRNQPEGNFRVVGPDETASNRLGALFEVTDRAWMDERRPEDENLSPEGRVMEILSEHTCQGWLEGYLLTGRHGLFACYEAFIHLIDSMFNQHAKWLKVTRELPWRRPIASLNYLLTSHVWRQDHNGFSHQDPGFIDHVVNKKADIIRVYLPPDANTLLSVTNHCLRSRHYVNAIVAGKHPEPQWLDVDAAVKHCTAGIGIWAWASNDRGGEPDVVMACAGDVPTQETLAAVDYLWQHFPDLRVRTVNVVDLMRLQPEEEHPHGLSHREFDAIFTTDKPIIFAYHGYPWLIHRLTYRRTNHPNLHVRGYKEEGTTTTPFDMVVMNQLDRFHLVEDAIDRVPKLGYAAAHAKQAIRDKLIDHNYYVTHYGVDLPEVRDWRWPY; from the coding sequence ATGACCATCGCGTCTGTCTCCCAAACCCACCCCCTGTCAGAGGCAAAGCTGCATGGCATCCACGCCTACTGGCGCGCGGCCAACTACCTCTCGGCAGGGCAGATCTATCTGCTCGACAACCCGCTTTTGAGCGAGCCGCTGCGGCTCGAGCACATCAAACCCCGACTGCTGGGCCATTGGGGGACCACTCCCGGTCTCAACTTCATCTACGCGCACCTCAATTGCGCGATTCAAGCCCGCGACCTCAACGTTATCTACATCACCGGGCCTGGGCACGGCGGCCCGGGCCTAGTGGCCAACACCTACCTGGAGGGCACCTACAGCGAGATCTATCCCCAGATTTCGCAAGATGCCGAGGGAATGCGCCAGCTGTTCAAGCAGTTTTCATTCCCCGGCGGGGTCCCCAGCCATACGGCTCCCGAGACGCCGGGCTCCATCCACGAAGGCGGCGAGCTGGGCTACGCAATCGCGCACGCCTACGGCGCCGTTTTTGACAATCCCGATCTAATCGCAGCCTGCGTTGTGGGCGATGGCGAGGCCGAGACCGGGCCGCTGGCAGCGAGCTGGCACTCCAACAAGTTCCTCAACCCCGCCCGCGACGGGGCCGTGCTGCCCATCCTGCACCTCAACGGCTACAAGATTGCCAACCCCACGATCTTGGGCCGCCTCAGCCACCAGGAACTGGAGCAGCTGCTGGTGGGCTACGGCTACAAGCCCTACTTTGTCGAGGGCAGCGACCCCGAGGCCATGCACCAGGCCATGGCCGGCACGCTCGATGCCGTCATTGAAGACATCCACGCCATCCAGCACCAAGCCCGCACCCAGGGCGTGACCCAGCGCCCGGCCTGGCCGGTCATCGTGCTGCGCACGCCCAAGGGCTGGACCGGCCCCAGCGAAGTGGACGGCCAACAAGTAGAAGGCTTTTGGCGCTCGCACCAAGTGCCGCTGGCCGATATGGGCCAGCATCCCGAGCGCTTGGAGCAGCTCGAGGCCTGGATGCGCAGCTACCGCCCCCAAGAGCTGTTCGATGGCAACGGCACGCTCCGGCCCGAGCTAGCAGCGCTAGCGCCGCGCGGCAATCGCCGCATGGGAGCCAATCCCCACGCCAACGGCGGCTTGCTGCTCAACCCCCTCAAGCTGCCCGACTTTCGCGACTATGCCGTTGAGGTACCCCATCCCGGCAGCGTCACGGCCGAGGCCACCCGCGTGACCGGGAGCTTCCTGCGCGATGTCATGCAGCGCAACCAGCCCGAGGGCAACTTCCGCGTTGTAGGGCCGGACGAGACGGCCTCCAACCGCCTGGGCGCGCTGTTTGAGGTCACCGATCGCGCCTGGATGGACGAGCGCCGCCCCGAAGACGAAAACCTCTCCCCCGAGGGGCGGGTGATGGAGATCCTGAGCGAGCACACCTGCCAGGGGTGGCTGGAGGGCTACCTGCTCACCGGGCGCCACGGCCTGTTTGCCTGCTACGAGGCCTTCATCCACCTGATCGACTCCATGTTCAACCAGCATGCCAAGTGGTTGAAGGTGACGCGCGAGCTTCCCTGGCGCCGCCCCATTGCCTCGCTCAACTACCTGCTAACCTCCCACGTTTGGCGCCAGGACCACAACGGCTTCTCCCACCAGGACCCGGGCTTTATCGACCACGTGGTGAACAAAAAAGCCGACATCATCCGGGTGTATCTGCCCCCGGATGCCAACACGCTGCTGTCGGTGACCAACCACTGCCTGCGCAGCCGCCACTACGTCAACGCCATCGTGGCCGGCAAGCACCCGGAACCGCAGTGGCTGGATGTGGATGCCGCCGTCAAGCACTGCACTGCCGGCATCGGCATTTGGGCGTGGGCCAGCAACGACCGCGGCGGCGAGCCGGATGTCGTCATGGCCTGCGCTGGCGATGTGCCCACCCAAGAGACCCTAGCGGCGGTGGACTACCTCTGGCAGCACTTTCCGGATTTGCGGGTGCGCACCGTCAACGTGGTCGATCTGATGCGGCTGCAACCTGAGGAAGAGCACCCGCACGGCCTCTCGCACCGCGAGTTCGATGCCATTTTCACCACGGACAAGCCCATCATCTTTGCCTACCACGGCTACCCGTGGCTCATTCACCGCCTCACCTACCGCCGCACCAACCATCCCAACCTGCACGTGCGCGGCTACAAAGAAGAAGGCACCACCACCACGCCCTTCGACATGGTGGTCATGAACCAGCTGGACCGCTTCCACTTGGTCGAGGACGCCATCGATCGCGTGCCCAAGCTGGGCTACGCTGCCGCCCATGCCAAACAGGCCATTCGCGACAAGCTCATCGACCACAATTA